The nucleotide window CAATTTTCACTTCATCAACACTATTGCACATCTGGCAACCTTGCGGCTATGGCTTAATCGTTAACGGACAAGCCGAGAAACCCTTGCCGAAAGTGGGACCCTGTTCTGACTGTTCTACTCGCAACGTGAGGGTTGTCCAACAATAGGACACAAGAAGAATAATGAATTGTGGTGTACacatcacgaagtgtctcactgACACAATGTATcagcaggggcctgtttctcgagaGTCCCTATAACTTTTCGGCcctgaaaagccagttgtcaaactaaGATATACttgctttgaaaagctgatcttttaacatatttttaatGTACGAAAGACCAAGACGATTGCGAAATCTGATGGCTTAGATCCttggcgttgcgaagatatcaGGGAGTTTaggcaaccacgacgacgacagcaacaaaaaccccgcaaatttgcatatttgacaattaaaaacggtatttttgcacgctttgcacgtgcatttttcatttttgacatatTGAAGACATTTtggttctttctacgacgtgaaatgacctgttctgcagttgtgtggacgaggtgagaatatgatgacaaatgttcaattttgtcttcttatgtcccaagcgctggttacaatttaattccaggacagttagaacacacttttcaagcataatgactttgaataattgaaaaatgattgcagaaacgctaagttacattttcagatgacgttctcgcttccgtcgacgtagTGTTTCCTTAAGCGTCCtatcagggagtttaagaagctaccacgagaactgcaaggaaaacgtcacattaaaattgaactttgcgttaagtataagtctcttgcgattattccatgttgatcacgttgtacaaaataggcggagtgtactttcgcttgcttggcacgaatgctTTTCATTCATGTAAAGTCAAAGAacaaagatttactgctgcaagctcgcgttgtcgccagaacctcaaatatgaaaattacaCGTCGTCGTTTGCCAGACTAGgtcaaaacattgcatcaaaaaaagcgtgccgcacgtgcagcgcgattatttttcttcattcaactaaTCAAggcattgatttgtggcgttttcgttgacgtTCCCGTCGTCAAATCTTCCTAATATCATgtgaaattcaatttttcactGGAAGGATTCAGTCATCAGGTTTTGCCAGAAGCGAACCGAGTAATATTAAACTGAAACAAGGTCACGAAATCAACGCCACGCAATTGTTCCTCGTGGACGGGGgcattgggattttcggttttgcggtttcggTCAATTTTTAGATCGGCTTTTTGGCTTTTGTACCAAAAAACTTCGGATTTTCTGTTTTGGTGACTATTGCGGTTTCCAGTCTCTGTTCTATTTCGCTCTCGGTTTTCggtttttggcaaaaataaaattgggtTTTCGATTTGCTATTCGATGCGGTTTGGTGTTTTTCCAAATTCTCTGCGGAAAATATGCGCCTTACGATCTTAACCACGTGCACGTCTTCTCTGATTTTGCTTCCGGTTTTCGATTTTGATCGAAATTTATTTCGGTTTTGCATATTTTATCATTGCGTTTTGCGTATTTTATCATTTgtgcggttttgcggtttcttaTATACTCTAATGCCCCATTCCTCATGAGAACATAAACCATCTCTGCAGCGAGAATCATGTATCGCTTGTGTTTCTTTGCTTAACTtcaagaactgaaaaaaaatcacttcTTCCTAAGAAAGAGCTAACTACAAAGTGAAAGCTCTCCTACAAATGTTCAAGAAATCCACTTCATGTGTGACAGTTGCTATTTTAGTGTCTGGGCTTATTGAGAATATGTGGAAACTacgcgttttgattggtggaataaagtagaccaaaagtcacgGTTAACCTTTCAGTGTTTTTCAAAAGTGGGTTCATTTTTAAGGTGTGTTCAACGTGAGTAATGCTCTGTTTCCGCAGTTATCATGGATATCAAAACCTTTCTAGACAATATTTACGAAAATTTATGCTGTGCCGTGTGTTTCAACAGGTTCACTAATCCAAAACTGCTTCCCTGTTTGCACAGTTTTTGCCTTCACTGTCTGCAAAGAATTCAAGCAACCAGCGGAACTCGAGACACTATTTTATGCCCCGAGTGTCGGCGAAGCGTCACTATCCTTGGAAACGGTGATCTCAACACTTTGCCGACAAACTTTCGCCTGAACGGTTTGTTGGATGCTTTGCCCGTCACAGAGTGCAAAACGAGTGGCGTCAAGTGTGGAAATTGCAACAAAAGAAGACAAGAATCTGCCTACTGCTTCACTTGCTGTTCGTTCTGGTGCGATGATTGCCTTCCTTTACATAACGGGATTAAAACTTTTAAGGAACACCAGGCGTTGCCTTTAAAAGATTTTGGAGATGAAGACTTTGAGAACATTTTCAAGCAGCCAACATTTTGCACAAAACACGAGAAGAAAGAATTAGACTTGTTCTGTCGGGTATGCAAAACAGCAATATGTAATTTTTGTGCTTTGATAGATCACGAAGGTCACGCTAAGATTGGTTTGGAAGACGCTGCAAAAGAACAAAGGTTGAGAATAAATAGAGCGATTGAATCAAAGAGAGGAAAAGCACAGAAGAAGTTAACAAGAATCGCCAAACTGGGTGAAAACTGTAGCCAAGTTCAAGAAGACGCAGCAAGAGTAAAAAACGAGGTACAACAGTTTAGAGACAATCTCATTGCAGtcattgaaatgaaaaagatCAAAATCTTTGATGAGgtagaaaagaaagcaaaacagtgCCTGAAGCGACAAGGAGACAAAAGTCATGTGATTGGAGAAGAAATGAAAAGGGACCAAACAGCAATCGAAAAATGCGACAAGATGTTAAAGCGAAGCACAAACGCCCAAATCATGCAGCCAAATGAATTTCTAGACCAACTGTTTCGGGAGGAAAGTGAGCAAGAAGACACAGTTGACCTTCACGGCGAGAATGTCatagattttgaaagaaatgaagaattaTTTAATTACGTTCACGCTGAACAACTGGgtgttttgaaaagaataacTAACCTGAAAGAGTCGACGGTTGAGGGAAAAGGAATCAGCGAAGGAACTGTTGGACTTTTGGCCGAGATTGTTGTCATAACACGGAACATAAAGGGAGAACAAGTCTATGATCAAAATAACCGCGTAACAATGGAAATCAGAAATGATGAAGGACTGGACTGTTCAACCAAACCACAAATCCACGACAACAAAGATGGCAGCTACAAGATCAGCTACTTTGCCAAAGAAACCGGAACATGTCAAGTATCCGTGAAAGTTAATGGACAACATGTGCGTGGCAGTCCTTTCAAAACTGATTTCAAACCCAGACTGTTCAAACCCGTGTTCTCCTTTGGGAAACCAGGATCAGCTCCTGGAATGTTTAATTGGCCTTGGGGAATAGCAGTGAATGACAAAGACGAGATTGCCGTGACTGATTATGGGAACCATCGCATACAAACATTTCTCGGTGATGGAACTCACTTAAGATCGTTTGGTAGAGAAGGTAATCTGCAGGGACAGTTCAACTATCCTAATGGGATAACCTTTTATAATGATAACATTATAGTGTCAGACAGTGTTAACCACCGAATTCAAGTCTTTGATGATCAGGGACAGTATCTTCATCAGTTTGGAGAAAAGGGAAAACTCAATCGCCAGCTTGACCTTCCAATTGGGTTGTCAATTGACAGCGATGGCAACGTTATTGTCGCTGATTCTAACAACAAATCAATCAAGATCTTTACTCTTGATGGTTTGTTTTTGCGTACAATCGGTGAAGAGGGTTCTTTCATCAGTCCCGTTCACTGTATCCAACACgacaattattttattgtatcgGACACTGGAGATCATTGTATAAAAGTTTTTGATAAACAGGGCAAGTTTCTTTACAATTTCGGGATGAGGGTGGCTGGGGACGGAGAGTTTAAGTCGCCTCACTGCCTGTCTGTGGACAAAGCAGGACATCTGTTGGTTTGTGATGCACGGAAAGGCCCAGTGCAGGTGTTTAAACTCAACGGACAGTTTATAACAAAGTTTGGTGGTAAGGAAAAAGGAAAGTTCACTATGCCAATATCCACAGCACTCCTTAGCGATGGTAGAATAATTGTCACTGAACTTGGCAACCATCGAGTTCTGGTTTTTGAATAGATGAACAGCTTTTATTTACTCGTTGACCTTAGAAAAACTGCCTctttatttcattgtaaatatttttattccCATACCAATTTTAAGAATTCAGTACCGTTCCATTGGAGAAGAGACTTCTTTTAGTTGATACCGACTGGTATCCAAAATATAGCAATGGTGGAAAACTATGATTTAAGaacacccttcccacctcaaatgatattcAGTCCGAGCAATGGATTGGTTTACTTAACTCACTGAAATCCACGCGAAAAGAGGCGACGGCTCGATGTTGTGACCtcctcgtgttgttcgtggTAAATTGCAGTCTGGTAAAGAGCGGCAGAGAtgatgaattcgagaattcgtaccCCTTCTGTatactttattttttattaaatcCTGATTATATTGCTGCTCGCTGACTTTGATCGCTGCccaacaataggccatttccgagttcacctcagtcTCCATTTCAAATCGAGGCAAAGTGCGAAGttcttgttatgaaaatcagttttcattcatattgaaattggaactaattccCATAACAAAATTTCGCAATTAGATTCgcttgaaagagagactaaggggaactcggaaatgaccTATTAGTGCTAGTTAAAGAATCTTTTAAACACAGGCTTTTGCGCGCGTCGGGGCCTTTTGTAAGGTCTGCGGAAATTTGACATCTTTGtcgtagttatgagaatcagtccAAATATTCTCGATCCGCCCATAAAGGCAGTTATTGATGTATTGTATCCGAAGTAATTATAGTTGCCGTTGGTGCAATTGAGAAAATATATCTTTCAGCATTGAAGTTAACAATAACTTTAATTCACTGTGCAAATAATAACTAGTGAAGTTGTCATTGTGTGAACTTCACCGTGAAAGGTAGTCGCCCCAAATCAACATTGCATTAGTTGCGTAGCTCTCGCGTGCGAAGCGCGGGCAGCGgagcaccatgggtaagaaaCCCATCGGAGAAATTTGGCAATAACGTGACCGTACACCGACCGCCCGCCTGACCGTCTGTCCGCACCACAGGTATGCCAACACAAAATTTCGGGTAGTCTGGGGTGAGGCTTTTTTGGggcgaaaacgaatggcaacccACGTTATTActttaaggcctggctaaatcAATATATTATGTGCTGCTCTTGATTACACGTTTGACCCTGATAATTAATAGTTACAATTATTCACTGACGGAGGTGGCGGTCAATAGCATACACTTTATGCATTTCCCCAAGGGaaatagttttgttttcccaagagTCTTGatggaccatacattaagtgctttgttatatatttagactttccttCCTTTCATCAACATGTTGAGCGATCTTTTCAGAGTCAAATGATGTTTGCAACTTAGCATACAtcgtttttgcttttataaacTCGACTTTCGCAAACACAAATTATTACAATGTCTTATTTTGCTTTGTACTTTGCACAAAGACCATACAACTCTTGAGTCTTATAagtttattttattcactttccAGGGCCGAGATGCAACTGAGAAACCTCTTTCTAATTGATACTGTCCTATAAAAGGCCAGGAGCTCATTTCTCGAAACTCTCGAAaacgtttcgggcccgaaaagccattcgtaaaactccgccCGCTTATTCTGCAAAGCTACTCTTTTCAAATGTTGGAAAATTAAAATAGCTGTACAAAAAGTTGCGTGTCTCCAgacgccttcattttgaagatacaaaaagaATCAGGTCACCTGAAATGCGCCCGAAGATTTTCGGGAccttcgagaaacggaccccacACCCGGTATATATTCTCTTGTTTAAATGTCCCACACAATCACGGGGTTAACGAATTAGGCAGCCTTAGCATCGACAACAGAAAGGCAATGACGACGCCGTTAATTAAGAATTtcattggtcgagtgaggaaaaacaagcgtgctgcacgtgcaacacgcacttatgaacaatcccgtgccgtcctctgcaaaacaacaacgtcaaATTACCAAATTTGCGATTATGAAAAAAACTTTAGCATGCAACCGAAAAAAATCTTTAATTTCCTCTATTTAATTTAGCGGTGCTTTCCAACTTTGTCATGTCGGAGATTCCGAGGAGAAATTGTAAGTGTTATTTCGGTTTGTATCATTTGCCATTAATACCATCATTTTTCAATTCACGACGGTAAAGGAATTTGGAACTCTATGGCCACTGCACCGCCTTACACCAACAAGGAAAGACACAGAGGAATTAGTCTTTTTGCTACCAAAGTCTTCTTTCCTGAAGGTGTAAGCCCATGGCTTCGTTTAATAGATGTGATTCCCATTTCCGAGCCGTCCATCGCTTGTTTTTCGGCGGAGTGAACACGATTGTCAAGAGAAGAGTTCACATTTTCGGAAAGAAGAGTAATTCTAAGGGGACTGTCATCGCTCTTATTTAAGCAGGCCGGTAAAGGAAGGGACGAACTCTTGTGGATCCAGCTTGAAATCAGAATCTCTGAAATATACAAACCAATTGACAGTTAGGCATTTGCCTCAACAAGCTTGAAAAGAGCAGGTAAGAAAAACCCCATGCATTTTTCACTTCATCAACACTATTGCACATCTGGCAACCTTGCGGCTATGGCTTAATCGTTAACGGACAAGCCGAGGAACCCTTGCCGAAAGTGGGACCCTGTTCTGACTGTTCTACTCGCAACGTGAGGGTTGTCCAACAATTGGACACAATAAGAATAATGAAATGTGGTGTACACATCACGAAGTATcagcaggggcctgtttctcgagagtcccgataacttttcgggcctgaaaagccagttgtcaaactaaGATATACttgctttgaaaagctgatcttttaacctATTTTTAAGCTACGAAAAAACAAGAGGATTTCAAAATCTGATGGCTTAGatcctcggcgttgcgaagatatcaGGGAGCTTAACGCAACCACGACAatgacagcaacaaaaaccccacaaatttgcatatttgacaataaaaaacagtatttttgtgcatttttcattttggacgTATTGAATACagtagagagttttagcaccaacGAAGAGTCCGACTACGAGCAGGAGATctggaagaaagttctaaagagcatgcgcaaagtcTCAAACTCGTGGAACgacgagtttgaagtgaaaagtcgtagtgggaaaacgagttggacTTCCGACCGAGAAGGCAAGAAAGGTCGATCTAACttactttgctggttttaaatgtGCTTTAGAAGATTGTTACAAACATCAACATATAGATATTCATTCAAGATTTGTGCTGAAAATAGGATATGGACTGGAATTATTGGCACCGTTATAACTGCTTTACTGGACTTACGCCCTGAAGTAAACAAACCAAGgaagggaatatttaatttatctatttttttttgcagatttacCTTCACAGAAACTCGATAGACTAACGTTCGTGGTttccttctatttgcttttactttgcTAGGCGCAGCTTTTAATATTcgcaaaaaagaaagcaaacaaacaataaaaagttggaaacccgacttccgatcgaaattcgttcAAGTGTAAGCTAAACTTAAACTCACCTATTTTACAAGTGGCCATCAGTGGACTAAGCAGATTTAATCTCGATTGATTAACTCTAAACTATTTTATTATGCGTTGTTAATGTTACGCTTAACCTTATTTTttcgactacgagtacaactgcGAGAACGAGCTAAACTCGTACTTGTAGTCGTGCTCGTCgtcggtgctaaaactctctattctggttctttctacgacgtgaaatgacctgttctgCAGTTGTGTGCACGACGTGAGAATATGAtaacaaatattcaattttgtcctcttatgtcccaagcgctggttacaatttaattccaggacagttagaacacacttttcaagcataatgactttgaataattgaaaaatgattgcagaaacgctaagttacattttcagatgacgttctcgcttccgtcgacgtcgtgtttccTTAAGCGTCCtatcagggagtttaagaagctaccaCGGGAActacaaggaaaacgtcacattaaaattgaactttgcgttaagtataagtctcttgcgattattccatgttgatcacgttgtacaaaataggcggagtgtactttcgcttgcttggcacgaacgcttttcattcatgTAAAGTCAAAgaacgaaagatttactgctgcaagctcgcgttgtcgtcagaacctcaaatatgaaaatttcacgtcgtcgtttgccagactacgtcaaaacattgcatcaaaaaaagcgtgccgcacgtgcagtgcgattatttttcttccttgaaccaatcaaatcattgatttctggcgttttcgttgacgttgtcgtcgtcaaatcttaaactccctaatatcatgagaaattcaatttttcacttgaaGGATATCGATTCACTCATCAGGTTTTGCCAGAAGCGAACCGAGTAATATTAAACTGAAACAAGGTCACGAAATCAATGCCACGCAATTGTTCCTAATGGACGGGGGATTTCGGTTTTGCGGCTTCGGTCAatttttagatcggttttttgGCTTTTGTACCAAAAAACTTcggattttcggttttggtgaCTATTGTGGTTTCCAGTTTCTGTTCTATTTCGCTCTCGGTTTTCGGTTTttggcaaaaacaaaattgggtTTTCGATTTCCTATTCGATGCGGTTTGGTGTTTTTCCGAATTCCCTGCGGAAAATATGCGCCTTACGATCTTAACCACGTGCATGTCGTCTCTGATTTTGCTTCcggttttcaattttgatcgAAATTTATTTCGGTTTTGcgtatttttattatcatttgtgcggttttgcggtttcttaTATACTCTAATGCCCCATTCCTCATGAAAACATAAACCATCTCTGCAGTGAGAATCATGTATCGCTTGTGTTTCTTTGCTTAACTTCAAGAACTGAAAATCACTTCCTTCTAAGAAAGAGCTAACTACAAAGTGACAGCTCTCCTACAAATGTTCAAGGAATCCACTTCATGTGTGACAGTTGCAATTTTAGTGTCTGTGCTTATTGAGAATATGTGGAAACTacgcgttttgattggtggattaaagtagaccaaaagtcacgGTTaacctttgtttttcaaaagtggATTCATTTTAATTGAGGTGTGTTCAACGTGAGTAATGCTCTCTTTCAGTTCCGCAGTAATCATGGATATTAAAACCTTTCTGGACAACATTTACGAACATGTATGCTGTCCCGTGTGTACCAACAGGTTCACTGATCCAAAACAGCTTCCTTGTTTGCACAGTTTTTGCCTTCACTGTCTGCAAAAAATTCAAGCAACCAGCGGAACTCGAGACACTATTATATGCCCCGAGTGTCGGCGAAACTTCATTATCCCTGGAAACGGTGATCTCAACACTTTGCCCACAAACTTTCGTCTGAACAGTTTGTTAGATGCTTTGCCCGTCACAGAGTGCAAAACGAGTGGCGTCAAGTGTGGAAATTGCGACAAAAGAAGACAAGAATCTGCCTACTGCTTCACTTGCTGTTCGTTCTGGTGCGAGGATTGCCTTCCTTTACATAACAGGATAAAAACTTTTAAGGAACACCACGCGTTGCCTTTAAAAGATTTTGGAGATGAAGACTTTGAGAACATTTTCAAGCAGCCAACATTTTGCGCAAAACACGAGAAGAAGGAATTAGAGATGTTCTGTCGGGTATGCAAAACAGCAATATGTAATTCGTGTGCTTTGATAGATCACGAAGGTCACGCTAAGATTTCTGTGGAAGAAGCTGCAAAAGAACACAGGCTGAGAGTAAATAGAGCGATTgaaacaaggaaagaaaaagtgCAGAAGAGAATTGCCGAACTTGGTGAAAACTGTACCCAGGTTCAAGAAGACGCCGAAAGAGTAAAAAGCAACGTACAGCAGTTCACTTACAATCTCATTGCAGCCATTGAAAGGAAAACGAACAAAATCTTTGATGACgtagaaaagaaagcaaaacagtgCCTGGAGCGACTAGGAGACAAAAGTCAGGAGATtgaagaagaaatgaaaaggGACCAAACAGCCATCGAAAAATGCGATAAGATGTTAAAGCGAAGCACAAACGCCCAAATCATGCAGCCAAATGAATTTCTAGACCAACTGTTTCGGGAGGAAAGTAACCACGATGACACAGTAGACCTTGAAGGCATGAATGTCATAGATTTtgcttttgaaagaaatgaagaattgtTTAATTACGTTCACGCTGAACAACTGggctttttgaaaataaaaactaaccCGAAAGAGTCGACGGTTGAGGGAAAAGGAATCAGCGAGGGAACTGTTGGACTTTTGGCCGAGAATGTTGTCATAACACGGAACATTATCGGAGAACAGGTCTACGATCGAAATAACTTCATAACAATGGAAATCAGAAATCATGACGGACAGGACTGTTCAACGAAGCCACAAATCCACGACAACAAAGATGGCAGCTATAAATTCAGCTACTTTGCCAAAGAAACCGGAACATGTCAGGCATCCGTGAAAGTTGATGGACAACATGTGCGTGGCAGTCCCTTCAAAACTGAATTCAAACCCAGACTGTTCATATCCGTATTATATTTTGGAAAAGAAGGATCAGCTCCTGGAATGTTTAATTGGCCTTGGGGGATAGCAGTGAATGACAAAGACGAGATTGCCGTGACTGATGGAAGGAACCATCGCATACAAATATTTCGTGCTGATGGCACTTACTTAAGAAGGTTTGGTAGACAAGGTAATCTGCAGGGACAGTTCAAATCTCCTCGTGGGATAACTTTTTATGATAATAACATTATCGTGTCTGACACTTATAaccaccgaattcaaatctTTGATGATCGGGGACACTGTCTTGATCAGTTTGGAGAAAAGGGAAGTTTGAATCACCAGCTTGACTGTCCTTATGGGCTCTCAATTGACAGCGATGGCAACATTATTGTCGCTGATTCTAACAACAAATCAATCAAGATCTTTAAACTTGATGGCCAGTTTTTGCGTACAATCGGTGAAGAGGGTTCTTTCATCGATCCCGTTCACTGTATCCAACACGACAATTGTTTTATTGTATCGGACAATGGAGATCATTGTATAAACGTTTTTGATAAACAGGGCAAGTTTCTTTACAATTTTGGGATAAGGGGGGCTGGAGATGGGGAGTTTTCTTGGCCTCACTGCCTGTCTGTGGACAAAGCAGGACATCTATTGGTTTGTGATACAATGAATCACCGAGTGCAGGTGTTTAAACCCAACGGAGAGTTTATAACAAAGTTTGGAGCATCTGGtgaggaaaaaagaaagttcGAGTTGCCGATCTCCACAGCAGTCCTTAGCAATGGCAGAATAATTGTCACTGAAGTTTACAACCATCAAGTTCAGGGTTTTGAATAGATGAACAGTTTCTCTGGTATGTTTATTTCAGTTACTCGTTGAAGTTAGCAGAAAGTGTCTCTTTATTGTATCGTAAATGTCGTCATTTACGAATACATTTTAAGATTTCAGTACCGTTCCTTTGGGGAAAAGACTTTTTGTTGCTACAAACTAGGTATCTAAAAGATAGCAGTGCAGCAAAACTATGACTAAAGAGCggccttcccacctcaaatgatatTTTATACGATGCCTGGATTTGTTTACTAAGCACACTGCGCAGTGAATGCACTCTACTTAAATGCAATGCAATCTAGTAAAAAGAcatgaattcgagaattcgcaACCCCTCCTATataatatattcttcttaaatcctgattGTGTTGCTGCTCGCTGGCTCCGCAGCAATTAGTGCTTATAGTGAGAGTTTCAAGAACCTTTCAACCACGTACAGGCCTTTGTGTTGGCGCCTTCAGCTAGGTCTACCGAAATTTGACATATTTTTAGTCGTTATGAGGACTATCCGCCTATTAAACAAGTTGTTAAAAGGTATTGCATAGTGAATTCTAGTTCTCGTTGGTGCAAATGAGAAAATCCATCTTTCAGATGTGAAGTAAACAGTAAATATAATTAATTGTGTAAAATAATTACTAGAGAAGGCTTTTTTATTATTGTCCTTTGTAATTCCATAGTTAGAAAAAATATGGTATTACGAAGGACATTTTTTGAATAAGCTGATTCGGCAGGGGGACCTTTCGCAATCAGTTAAAATCTCTTGAATAATTAAGCACATTGAAAGAGAAGCTATGGTGTttatggttgttgttgttgtagtatTTTCTTGACGAGTGTTAAGATTTGTAAATTCATTTCAGTGTGGCAgccttttttaggtcaatgAGGAAACAGAATGTTGCAAATTTGCCTACTTAAGGAgggtgcctactattgctattgcgcatacgttctgcgcatctccagatactcggatttcctatcaccaatgcttactaatagagggatatttttgcgcggtttgaaaatatccggataaagtagatcttagtaagtactcttggtatccaaaaagaaaattgtgggtaaccacgcatttttgagaaataattaagcttcaatttgagaaagaacgccatacattgctttgtattttaaagctttttactgatattattcatgaaatatctttgaaaagtgcgtggttacccccaattttctttttggatttcaataggacttgttaagatctacatttcctgcataatcacacgccggggaaaaaaatatctttaattagtaggcaccgtccttaacagtGAATGAA belongs to Acropora muricata isolate sample 2 chromosome 9, ASM3666990v1, whole genome shotgun sequence and includes:
- the LOC136928382 gene encoding E3 ubiquitin-protein ligase TRIM71-like isoform X2 — protein: MTCSAVVWTRFTNPKLLPCLHSFCLHCLQRIQATSGTRDTILCPECRRSVTILGNGDLNTLPTNFRLNGLLDALPVTECKTSGVKCGNCNKRRQESAYCFTCCSFWCDDCLPLHNGIKTFKEHQALPLKDFGDEDFENIFKQPTFCTKHEKKELDLFCRVCKTAICNFCALIDHEGHAKIGLEDAAKEQRLRINRAIESKRGKAQKKLTRIAKLGENCSQVQEDAARVKNEVQQFRDNLIAVIEMKKIKIFDEVEKKAKQCLKRQGDKSHVIGEEMKRDQTAIEKCDKMLKRSTNAQIMQPNEFLDQLFREESEQEDTVDLHGENVIDFERNEELFNYVHAEQLGVLKRITNLKESTVEGKGISEGTVGLLAEIVVITRNIKGEQVYDQNNRVTMEIRNDEGLDCSTKPQIHDNKDGSYKISYFAKETGTCQVSVKVNGQHVRGSPFKTDFKPRLFKPVFSFGKPGSAPGMFNWPWGIAVNDKDEIAVTDYGNHRIQTFLGDGTHLRSFGREGNLQGQFNYPNGITFYNDNIIVSDSVNHRIQVFDDQGQYLHQFGEKGKLNRQLDLPIGLSIDSDGNVIVADSNNKSIKIFTLDGLFLRTIGEEGSFISPVHCIQHDNYFIVSDTGDHCIKVFDKQGKFLYNFGMRVAGDGEFKSPHCLSVDKAGHLLVCDARKGPVQVFKLNGQFITKFGGKEKGKFTMPISTALLSDGRIIVTELGNHRVLVFE
- the LOC136928382 gene encoding E3 ubiquitin-protein ligase TRIM71-like isoform X1: MDIKTFLDNIYENLCCAVCFNRFTNPKLLPCLHSFCLHCLQRIQATSGTRDTILCPECRRSVTILGNGDLNTLPTNFRLNGLLDALPVTECKTSGVKCGNCNKRRQESAYCFTCCSFWCDDCLPLHNGIKTFKEHQALPLKDFGDEDFENIFKQPTFCTKHEKKELDLFCRVCKTAICNFCALIDHEGHAKIGLEDAAKEQRLRINRAIESKRGKAQKKLTRIAKLGENCSQVQEDAARVKNEVQQFRDNLIAVIEMKKIKIFDEVEKKAKQCLKRQGDKSHVIGEEMKRDQTAIEKCDKMLKRSTNAQIMQPNEFLDQLFREESEQEDTVDLHGENVIDFERNEELFNYVHAEQLGVLKRITNLKESTVEGKGISEGTVGLLAEIVVITRNIKGEQVYDQNNRVTMEIRNDEGLDCSTKPQIHDNKDGSYKISYFAKETGTCQVSVKVNGQHVRGSPFKTDFKPRLFKPVFSFGKPGSAPGMFNWPWGIAVNDKDEIAVTDYGNHRIQTFLGDGTHLRSFGREGNLQGQFNYPNGITFYNDNIIVSDSVNHRIQVFDDQGQYLHQFGEKGKLNRQLDLPIGLSIDSDGNVIVADSNNKSIKIFTLDGLFLRTIGEEGSFISPVHCIQHDNYFIVSDTGDHCIKVFDKQGKFLYNFGMRVAGDGEFKSPHCLSVDKAGHLLVCDARKGPVQVFKLNGQFITKFGGKEKGKFTMPISTALLSDGRIIVTELGNHRVLVFE
- the LOC136929647 gene encoding E3 ubiquitin-protein ligase TRIM71-like, with the protein product MLSFSSAVIMDIKTFLDNIYEHVCCPVCTNRFTDPKQLPCLHSFCLHCLQKIQATSGTRDTIICPECRRNFIIPGNGDLNTLPTNFRLNSLLDALPVTECKTSGVKCGNCDKRRQESAYCFTCCSFWCEDCLPLHNRIKTFKEHHALPLKDFGDEDFENIFKQPTFCAKHEKKELEMFCRVCKTAICNSCALIDHEGHAKISVEEAAKEHRLRVNRAIETRKEKVQKRIAELGENCTQVQEDAERVKSNVQQFTYNLIAAIERKTNKIFDDVEKKAKQCLERLGDKSQEIEEEMKRDQTAIEKCDKMLKRSTNAQIMQPNEFLDQLFREESNHDDTVDLEGMNVIDFAFERNEELFNYVHAEQLGFLKIKTNPKESTVEGKGISEGTVGLLAENVVITRNIIGEQVYDRNNFITMEIRNHDGQDCSTKPQIHDNKDGSYKFSYFAKETGTCQASVKVDGQHVRGSPFKTEFKPRLFISVLYFGKEGSAPGMFNWPWGIAVNDKDEIAVTDGRNHRIQIFRADGTYLRRFGRQGNLQGQFKSPRGITFYDNNIIVSDTYNHRIQIFDDRGHCLDQFGEKGSLNHQLDCPYGLSIDSDGNIIVADSNNKSIKIFKLDGQFLRTIGEEGSFIDPVHCIQHDNCFIVSDNGDHCINVFDKQGKFLYNFGIRGAGDGEFSWPHCLSVDKAGHLLVCDTMNHRVQVFKPNGEFITKFGASGEEKRKFELPISTAVLSNGRIIVTEVYNHQVQGFE